AACTGTTCGCCTAAATAAACCTTTCTGACTATTTCCTGATTTGCAACTTCTTCAGGAGTTCCAGAAGCTATCACTTTACCGTGACCAATTATGTAAGCTCTGTCTATTATCCTTAAAGTTTCTCTAACGTTGTGGTCCGTAATGAGAATACCGATGTTCATCTCTTTTAGCTCTTTTATAAGCCCCTGAATCTCGTAAACTGCTATGGGGTCAATACCTGCAAAAGGTTCATCAAGGAGGAGAAACTTTGGGTCTATACTCAAAGCTCTTGCTATTTCCAGCCTTCTCCTCTCTCCTCCCGAAAGTGAGTTGGCTTTCTGTTTTCTCAAATCGGCTATACCAAAGCGTTCAAGCAGAAAATCTGTTTTCTCCTTAATCTCCTTTTCGGACAAGCCGTGCATTTCCAAAACCGCTTTAATATTTTCTTCTACTGTAAGTTTTCTAAAGATAGAAGGTTCTTGTGGAAGGTAGGATATACCTTTCTGCGCCCTCACGTACGTAGGTTCATCTGTAAGGTCAACTTCACCTAAAAGTACTCTGCCACCATCAGGTTTCACTATTCCAACGATGCAATAGAAGGTAGTTGTCTTTCCAGCACCGTTAGGACCTAAAAGTCCTACAACTTCTCCCTCTTTCACTTCAACGGTTACTCCGTCAACGACCTTTCTTTTGTTGTATATTTTGGTTATCTTTTCCGCTCTTAGAAGATTCAAGTCCAATGGCTTGCTCACTTTTCTCTCCTGGATAGATGACTGTTTTTACTCTCTGCTTAATACCTTCAACAATTACTCTGCCATCTTTATAGGCAATTATCTTGTCACCTACTATAACGTTCTTGCCCTGTTTAAGTTTAGCGTTACCTAATAAAACAGCTTTTTCCTGTGCAGGATAGTAATAGAGAGTATTGCACCAACCTTCCCCCCTTGGGTCAACTATGTGAACGTTTCCTATGACTTCTATTTTCTCTATATACTTCCCTGTCTTGTCAAAGAAGACCAAAAGCTTATCTCCCGTCATTACAGTTTTTCCCCTTTGGGCAACAACGTGCCCGATGTAAGTGGCAACCTTTTTCTGGTCATCATAGGTAAGTTTCCTTGCTTCTATAACTAAAGGAAGGTTTTGCTGAGGAGAAGGTTGAGAAGCTGCAGCGTAAAGGGGAATAAGGAATAAAGCAACCAAGATAGCTATTTTTTTCATCTTTTCACCTCTCTAAAAACCGATTTAACGTTGTTAGATATTGTAATTTTTTTCTCTCTCAGGTTAAGAGTGCAAATTTTACCAGTAATGGAGTTTGCTCCTTTGAGGAGGATTTTGCAGCCACAATCGGTTTTAAATAAAGCAGAATCAACGTAATAGACTCCACAGGGACTTTCTGCAGTAAGGTTGTCGGTTTGAAGAAGTACATGCTTGAGTTCTATCCTTTTTTCTTTCCTGAAGTAAAGAGCAGAAGGCGATTTAATCGTTATGGGAGGTTGGTGTTTGAGGAGAATGAGAAGGCGGGGATTTTTAAGGAAAATAACGTTATCTCCTTTAAACTCGGCTTCTGGAGCCGTAAGTTCCCACTCTATTTTTTCTTTTGATTCCAACCTAAACTGTTTTATTACCTGCTTCCTATGAGTTTCAACCTTTATCTTTTCAGGAGGAGATTCTCTACCCGCTATAAAAACAATTAGAGGAATAAAAGCTACAACTGCTATAACAATGGCAATCCTATAAAGGTTCTTCCTCACTACTGTTTCCCGTTTAGAGAAAGAATGTAATCAATAAACTCTCTCACAGCTCCTCTACCACCTTCTCTTTTAGAAACGAAATTTACAACCTCTTTCACTTCTTCAACAGCATCAATAGGAGCAGCTGAAAATCCCACACTTTTAAGAATAGGAATATCAGGGATATCATCCCCCATAGCAGCCACTTCTTCAAACGAAATTTTCATCTCATTACACAATTTCTCCAACACTTCCAACTTATTGGAAACTCCCTGAAAAACTTTACTGACTCCCAACTCTTCACACCTTTTCTCAACCGCTTTTGACCGCCTGCCAGAAATAATCGCCACTTCTACGTTAGAAGATAATGCCCTTTTTATAGCATAACCATCTTTAACGTTAAAACCTTTATACTCATTCCCAAAGTTATCGTAAAAAACAGTTCCGTCGGTCAAAACACCATCAACGTCCAAAACAATAAGCTTTATCAAGATGAACCTCCCAAACGTCAGGTTTATTATAGCGCCTTGAAATAGAAAAAGCCGCCTTTAAGGCGGCTTCAAAAGAAGTTAAACCAAAACGATTTTCACAAATTACGGAAGTTGCGGAACAGTTCTCGCTTCAAGAGGTACTTCACCTGTAAGAGATTCAAGAAAAGCTTTTATTTTCTCAACATCACTATCTGAAAGCGTCTTTCCTAACTCTTGCTGCGCCATTCTCTTTATAGCTTCTCCAAGCGTTTTGGCAGAACCATCGTGGAAGTAAGGAGCAGTTACCGCTACGTTGAGAAGCTGAGGTGTTCTGAACTTATACTTATCCGCTGGATTTTTCGTTACTCTGTATCTTCCTGTATCGTCGTTAGACTTGAACCTATGGAACATTCCATCGGAAAGAACCGGACCGTTATGGCAGGCTATACAACCGTACTTAACAAAAAGTTTCATACCTTCTTTTTGAACAGGAGTAAGGGCATTGTCATCCCCCAAGAGATACCTCTGGAAAGGAGAATTTGGAGTGTTTAACGTCCTTTCAAAAGCAGCTATGGCTTTAACAACGTTTTCAAACGTTACAGGGTCTTTTTCGTTTGGAAAAGCTTCTTTGAAGAGTTTGACGTAGGTGGGGATTTTTTTAAGCCTTTCTACAACCAACTCCGGAGTTGAATTCATCTCAACGTGAGCCTGAAGTGGACCTTTAGCCTGCTCTTCTAACGTAGGCGCTCTACCGTCCCAGAACTGAACTCTCAGAAAGCCGGAGTTAAGAGTTGTAGGAGCGTTTCTGCCACCTGTTCTCCAATGGTCACCGCGGGAAGATTTGAGGTTATCATCGCCTCCTATAGCCAAGTTGTGACACGTGTTACAGGAAATCAAATTACTTCTTGAAAGCCTTGGGTCGTAATAGAGCATCTTACCTAACTTTACCTTAACAGGAGTTAAAGAGTTATCCTTAGGAATCGGAGGTAAAGCAGGTAAAGGCGTAAAGAATTTCCTGAAATCTTGAGTTCCTTTAGTAATAGCTGCAGTTCTCACCGGTTTAGAAAAGAGTTCTCTTGCTGCTATTCCAAAAGCAAGTTGTGAAGGCATTCTTCCTTCTTTTACTTTCTTTTTGGCAGCAGAAAGTAACTCTTTAGGTGTTCTGAACTTAGCAAGAAGTTGTTCCTTTGAAGGAGCAATCTTACCGTGACAGTTGGAACAGGTAGTTTCCCAAACACCTGCAGAAGCAAAAGTTGCTCCCATTAAGGTTAAAGTCATAGCTACTAAAAACTTCCTCATACTCCCTCCTTCCTATCAGTATTTGGATAAAAATATAGGTAATTGCAAATAATTTTCAACTAAACGGGGTATTTGTTAAAATAACAACGCACAAAAAGCCGGCGAGAAGATATGAAAGAGAACAAATTCCTATCAAGAAGGAACTTTCTTAAACTTTTAACAGCAGGAAGTATTGTTGGTATACCTTTAGAGGCTGAAGCGTCCAGATATCCAATAATAAAAAGAATTAGATACTCCTCCACAATAGAGAGAACTCGCATCGTTTTTGACTGCTCAGGAAAAGTTGAGAAAAATTGGATAAAAACACATCTCAAAGGAAACGTACTCTGGATTACGGTCAAGAATACAAGAACCAACTATATGAAGAGAAAACTTAGAAGTAATTTAGTAAAAGAGGTAAAAGTCTATCCAATAAACAGGCACCTGAGCAGAATAAAAATAGTTATGAAAGAACCTCACAAGTTTAAGATATTCGCTTTAAAAGCACACTGCGGAAGACCTTTCAGGTTAGTCGTAGATGTACTTCCTGACTTTTTGACTACCTCCTGCCCCATTAGACATTATCAGAAAAGAATAGTAGTTATTGACCCAGGGCATGGAGGCAAAGACCCTGGAGCTATTTGGCCCATACACTCTTCACACCCGATAATAAAGGAAAAGAACATAACCCTTGCTATCTCTTTAAGAGTAAGAAGAATTTTGAGACAGTATCCAAACATAAAAGTAGTAATGACACGAACGAGAGACGTTTACGTACCTCTTCTAAAAAGAGCCGAAATAGCTGCTAAAGCCTGCGCAGATGCTTTTGTAAGTATCCATGCAGATTCCATGCCTAACTTTCCCAACTGGAGTGGAGTTACCGTATTCAAAGCATCACCAAAATTATTTGCACAGGCAAAATTAATGGCAAGAGAAGTGGCGAAAAAAGTAAGGCTATGTAACGACGTAATGTGCTGGAGTATAAGTCCCTTACTTCTCAATATGTCAACTACAGTAACTTTTGTAGAGAGCAGCAGATTAGCAGAAGCAATAGTAAAAAGTTTGAAAGCTCACGTTAACGATGACCTCATAAACGGCATCAAAGATATGCAAAGAAATATTGTAGTTTTGAAAACTCCCGGTAGACCTGCAGTACTCATAGAAACAGGCTTTATAACCAACCGACTTGATAGGAAAAGGCTGGTACAGGGTTGGTATCAAGAAGAAATAGCAAGAGGGATAGCAAAGGGAATCGTAAACTACTTCCACTCTATGGATAAGGTAGCTTATGAGTCGTTTCCTGAAGTAGAGTACGTTCTGGAGGAAAGCTAATGAAATTTTCTTTCAAAGGAAAAAGCTTAAAAGGGACTCTAAGAGTTCCTTCCGATAAATCAATATCCCACAGAGCAGTAATGTTAGGTTCTCTAAACAAAGGGAAAACAATTATCAAAAATTTTCTGCGTTCGGAAGACTGCCTAAACACGCTTAAAGCATTTAAAGAATTAGGAGTTAACATAAAGGATAACAACCAAACTGTTGAAATAGCAGGAAAAGGTAAATACGCGTTAAAAGAACCTTTTAATGTAATAGATTTGGGTAATTCCGGCACATCAATAAGGTTAATATCTGGAATTCTATCGGGTCAACCTTTCTATTCGGTACTTACAGGAGACCAGTATTTACGCAGAAGACCTATGGATAGGATAGCAATTCCTCTGCGACAGATGGGAGCAGAGATATATGGAAGGGAAAGCGGGAAATATCCCCCTCTAACCATTATAGGTAAAGAAAAACTTAAAGGTATAGATTATAAAAGTCCTAAAGCATCAGCACAGGTAAAGTCGTGTATCTTACTAGCAGGGCTCTTTACCGATGAACCTGTGTCCGTTACCGAACCTGCCAAGAGTAGAGACCACACAGAGAGAATGTTAAGAGCTTACGGAGTAGAGGTATTGGTTGAAGGCTTAAAAGTTTCTTTAGGAAATCACAGAGAATTAAACGCTCCAGAAATAGAAATAAACGTTCCAGCCGATATATCTTCAGCAGCCTTTTTTATGGTAGGAGCAGCTATAACCCCTAACTCCGAAGTCATTCTTAGAGATGTAATCCTTAACGAGACGAGGAAAGGCATATTAGATGTGATGGAAAGAATGAACGTTAACTTTAGCGTTGAAAACGTAAAAGTTTCTTCTGGCGAACCCATCGGAGATATAGTAGTTCAATATTCTCCTGAATTAAAGAGCACCATAATAGAAGGTGAAGAGATTCCAAGACTTATAGATGAGATACCTATAATAGCACTACTTGCTTCTCAAGCAGAAGGAGAAACTGTAATAAGAGATGCTTCAGAACTTCGCGTCAAAGAAAGCGACAGGATTAGCTCAACCGTTGAGAACTTAAAAAATATTGGAGTAGAAGCAGAAGAATTTCCCGATGGAATGGCAATAAGAGGAAAGAGTAAAATCAAAGGTGGAAAAGTGAAATCTTACGGCGACCACAGGATTGCCATGACTTTCATAATAGCTTCACTAATATCTGAAGGCGAGATAGAAATAGATGACATTGAATGTATATCAACGTCCTATCCAGACTTTTTAAAAGACCTAAATAGTTTATTAAGTGACTAGAGAAAACGCCTTCAGACAATTATAAGAATCAGCAGGATTCCTGAAGGGAACAACCGAAATATCGGGAAGTAGTTTCTTCAAAGAGTGTAAATTTGTCTTTACGCTTTCATCAAACTCACCTATCATGTTAAGGACAATACCTCTTACCTTTACACCTTCAACTTGACAGGCTTTAACTGTAAGCAAAGTGTGGTTCAAGACTCCTAACTTATTTAAGGCAACTATAATAACTTCCATATTTAGTGTTTTGGCTAAATCTAAAAAGGTAAAACTCCAAGTAATGGGAACCAATATTCCACCAGCGCCTTCAAAGAAAACGATATCATACTTTTCAGAAATTTCCCTTGCTTTACCTACTATTTTATCTACAGATATTTTGACTCCTTCAATGTCTGCTGCAACGGCAGGGGCAAGGGGATTTTTAAAGGCGTATATAGGTAACAAATCCTGCCCTGAAGCTTCTGAAAGCTTTTTGGCGTCTTCACAATCTGGATCACAGCCCGTTTCAACAATTTTATAAGCTACTGCATTGATGTTTTTCTCTCTAAGGAACGAAACCAACGATGAAGTTACAAACGTTTTACCAACTCCTGTATCGGTTCCTGTAACTAAAAACATCACTCCCCTAAATACGCAGACTTAACTTTAGAAGTATCAGAAATAATTTTTTTTAGGTCATCTTCTTCTTTAGCAAGCTCCTTTTCCATTTCCTGAACAAAACGGAACAGCCTTTGCGCATCTTTTAAAGATAAAGTTTTAATAAATTCCTCTTGATTAATTTTTTTAATTAAGTCTAAAGCCTCAGAATATTTCTTTTGAGAAATCAGAACTGCCAACTTATCAAGGTTCAAACTCTGTTCTTTATCCCTTCCCATCCTTCCTTCAAAGTAGTCAGTATACCAATTAAATCATTTAGCAGTCGCTTATCGTTTTTACCATTGGCAATTACTAAACTATCAAGAATAAAATCGTACAACTTCCTTAAATTCTCAGCTATTTCTCCACCCTTTTCCATATCAAGAGAGTTATTCAAAACCCTTATAATCCTGTCAGCCTTAACTATGGCATCAACCTTAGCCTGAACGTCACCTTCTTCAATTGCCTCAATAGCTTCTTTTAAAAGCAAAATCACCTTTTCATAGAGCAAAATCACATGCTCTACTGGGGATGCCGTTTCTACCTGCATTTTCAAATAAGGATTAACATTCATCAATTACCCCGCTGAAACATCATTAGTTGTTGGAAGTAAAGAAGGAGTTCCAAAGACTGACGTTAATTTAGCTCTAATCTCCGCCATCTGCTCCTGTAACAATTGAACTTGTATCAACTGCTGACGGAAATTCTCAATTTGGTCATTTACCAGTTTTTTCATCTCTTCTATTTGGTCATCAAGAGCTTCTTTCTGATTCTCAAGAGATTTTTCCATGGAACCTATAGGACCAGTAGGGTCTTTAAGCAATATCAAATAATCATAAAGTTCACTTTTTAAATCCGAAATAACGTTCTCCATTTCTGACGGATTAGAACTTAAGATAGAATCAAGAACGTCTGTTTTCAAAGACAAATGTCCAGTATCTTTATCAACGTCCAATAAATTAGCATTAAACAGAGGTTGCAAACGAGAAAGAATTGAAGAACGTATCATCTGCAATGTACTATTTCCCGACAATCTGCCGTCTTTACCTGTTTCTGTTTGAACGAAATCCACAATATCGTTATACGCTGAAATAAAATCCTCTAATGCAGATTCAAACTTAGAATAATCCTGGGAAATTGAAACGTTAGCTGTTCCCAATTCTTTAACAGTCAATTCTACCCCTGGAATTGCATCAGTAAATGTGTTCGTAGAACTTGTAATAGTTGTACCATAAACCGTAATTTCAGCATCCTGTGCAGTTTGAACGTGACTCGCAGAATAGTTATCCCCTAACTGCAGTTTATCTAATAAATCCCCTCCTCCAACTTCACTTATAGAAATGGTATTATCAGCACCTGTATCTACTCCAGAAAGCAAAAGTCTGTAAGAAGTACCGTCATAAATAATAGAAGCCTTTACTTTATCTTGAGCGTTATTAATCGCATCTGCTATTTCTTTCAAAGTAGAAGGGTTCGCCGCATCTGTGGTATCTGTATCATAGTCTATAGTGGCAACAACATTCCCCGCATAAGTTATCTGTATAGTACCTGCTGCTGTTGCAACAGCAGAATCTAAATCAGAAACCCCAGCTTGAGATAACCACACATCGTTCTGGGCAAGTTGATTTACAGTAACATCTACAGAGCCTGTAACTGCTTTATCAGCGTCAGTAACAGATGCACTTAAAACATTCTCATTAGATACAGAAACCTGCTTATCATTTAACAAATCACCGGAAATTAGGGTATCAAACTTTTCATAAAAAGCTTCAATTTTCGTTTCAAAATCGTTAACAGCAGAAATTTTGGTATTTATAGCATCTTCCTGTTGCTGCAAATACAAAACAGGCTGCATCTGGGCTTGATAATAAGCCTCAAGAATGGTCTGATAGTCAAACGTTCCTGCTAAATTACTTACATAAAGTTCTCCAGCCATTTTTTTCTCTCTTTAAACTTTTTCGTTGTAAAGTAAACCAGCTATTTCATCAAGGTATTTAGCAATTTTTAAAACATATTCAGGGGGTATCTGTCTTATAACTTTGTTAGTAGTTTTATCAATAACCTTTACCACAACCATGTCGGTATCTTTATCTATTTGAATCTTAAGTTGAGTATTTAACATTGAAAGTTTCTTTTTTAGGTCTTCTACTATTTTTTCTATTACCTCTGGTGAAGCCTGTTTTTTTTCTAACTTTTGAGTTTGATCCTGATTTTGAAGGTGCTGGTTTTTGTCATTTTGGAGATTTTTCGCAACCTTAACATCAAAATTCTGAGAGTTCATCTCAACAGATGTTTGAACATTAGTAATAGCTTTTACATCCATCTTTTACTCCTAAAAAACAGTTTAGGGAGGGAATATTCCCTCCCTAAAATTCTATTACCTAAGAAGTTGAAGCACAAGTTGTGGTAATTGATTTGCCTGAGCAAGCATAGCAGTACCAGACTGCATAAGAATCTGGTCTCTTGTAAACTCAGACATTTCTTTAGCGAAGTCAACGTTTCTAATTCTAGATTCAGCTTCCTTAACGTTAATCCTCTGGCTTTCGTTGTTAGTAACGATTTTCTCAAGCTCTATCTGATAAGAACCAAACTTGGCGTTCAATTTGTCAACAGCTTTAATCAAAGCGTCAACAGTAGAAATTGTTGCTTCTGCAAGAGTCTGGCTTGTAACGTTAAGAACGTAAGCTGTGTTACCCAAAGTAATAGTGGATGGAGCGTTTGTATCAGTAGCAGCAGCCGCAGATGCAGTTGCACTCTGCATTAACAAGGTCTGCTGTGTTCTACCACCATAGTGGATTGTAAAGCTAACTGCCGTTCCGGAGCTAAAGAGATTAACCCCATTAAACTCAGTATCTTTGAAGATTTTACCGATTACATCAACAAGCTTGTTAATATCTTGTTGGATAATTTGTCTTGTTGCATCATCCTGAGAGTCGTTAGCAGCTTCAATAGCTTTTGACTTGATGTCGTTTAAGATGTTATAAACGTTTGTAAGAGCAGACTGGGCAATCTGAGAAATAGAAATACCATCTTGAGCGTTTCTAGTAGCTTGCTCAAGAGATACTGCGTAAGTCTTTAGTTGGTCAGCAATGTAAAGACCAGCAGCATCATCAGCAGCTCTGTTAATTCTGTAACCAGTAGCAAGTCTTTCGAGAGCTTTGTTCATGTCTGCTTCTGTTTGAAGCAAGTTAAAGTGTGTAAAGTCGGCTTGATAGTTGTAGTTAATCCTCAGAGCCATGGTTACCTCCTTCTTCCTAATGATTTCTTAGCTATTAACTATTATCGGAAGAAGAAGGGAAACTTTTAACTTTATCACGTAAATTTTCGTCTTTTTCTATTAAGGAAAGAGCATGCAGAGCAATAAATGGATCACCAACAGCAGAAAGAGCTTTATAATAAAAATCCACAGCCTCCCCCACCTTTCCCTGCACTTCCAATAGCTTTGCCCTAACAAAATCTTTTAAGTATCCCTCAGGATAGATTTTCAATACATCTACCAAAATCTCTTCACTTTTTCTATCTTCCAGCTCTTTCAAGCAAACGCTCAACACAAAAGAATCTTCACCAAATTTCCTCAACAGTTTTTTCATTAGAGAACCCTTCTTAGGAAACGGCACAAGCTTAATTACCAACAGCCCCAAATACTTACCTTTTTGCTTCTTCCAGAGCTTTAAAAGCTCTTCTCCCCTATCTTCAAAAATCCTCAAATCCTCAAAAAGCACCCTCTTAAACTCAATAAACCTATCGCTGGCGAAAGAAATACCGTAAGAAAACGGATTAACCTCCACTTCATC
This region of Desulfurobacterium pacificum genomic DNA includes:
- the lptB gene encoding LPS export ABC transporter ATP-binding protein, producing the protein MSKPLDLNLLRAEKITKIYNKRKVVDGVTVEVKEGEVVGLLGPNGAGKTTTFYCIVGIVKPDGGRVLLGEVDLTDEPTYVRAQKGISYLPQEPSIFRKLTVEENIKAVLEMHGLSEKEIKEKTDFLLERFGIADLRKQKANSLSGGERRRLEIARALSIDPKFLLLDEPFAGIDPIAVYEIQGLIKELKEMNIGILITDHNVRETLRIIDRAYIIGHGKVIASGTPEEVANQEIVRKVYLGEQFEL
- the lptA gene encoding lipopolysaccharide transport periplasmic protein LptA is translated as MKKIAILVALFLIPLYAAASQPSPQQNLPLVIEARKLTYDDQKKVATYIGHVVAQRGKTVMTGDKLLVFFDKTGKYIEKIEVIGNVHIVDPRGEGWCNTLYYYPAQEKAVLLGNAKLKQGKNVIVGDKIIAYKDGRVIVEGIKQRVKTVIYPGEKSEQAIGLESSKSGKDNQNIQQKKGR
- the lptC gene encoding LPS export ABC transporter periplasmic protein LptC: MRKNLYRIAIVIAVVAFIPLIVFIAGRESPPEKIKVETHRKQVIKQFRLESKEKIEWELTAPEAEFKGDNVIFLKNPRLLILLKHQPPITIKSPSALYFRKEKRIELKHVLLQTDNLTAESPCGVYYVDSALFKTDCGCKILLKGANSITGKICTLNLREKKITISNNVKSVFREVKR
- a CDS encoding KdsC family phosphatase, yielding MIKLIVLDVDGVLTDGTVFYDNFGNEYKGFNVKDGYAIKRALSSNVEVAIISGRRSKAVEKRCEELGVSKVFQGVSNKLEVLEKLCNEMKISFEEVAAMGDDIPDIPILKSVGFSAAPIDAVEEVKEVVNFVSKREGGRGAVREFIDYILSLNGKQ
- a CDS encoding cytochrome-c peroxidase translates to MRKFLVAMTLTLMGATFASAGVWETTCSNCHGKIAPSKEQLLAKFRTPKELLSAAKKKVKEGRMPSQLAFGIAARELFSKPVRTAAITKGTQDFRKFFTPLPALPPIPKDNSLTPVKVKLGKMLYYDPRLSRSNLISCNTCHNLAIGGDDNLKSSRGDHWRTGGRNAPTTLNSGFLRVQFWDGRAPTLEEQAKGPLQAHVEMNSTPELVVERLKKIPTYVKLFKEAFPNEKDPVTFENVVKAIAAFERTLNTPNSPFQRYLLGDDNALTPVQKEGMKLFVKYGCIACHNGPVLSDGMFHRFKSNDDTGRYRVTKNPADKYKFRTPQLLNVAVTAPYFHDGSAKTLGEAIKRMAQQELGKTLSDSDVEKIKAFLESLTGEVPLEARTVPQLP
- a CDS encoding N-acetylmuramoyl-L-alanine amidase family protein, whose amino-acid sequence is MKENKFLSRRNFLKLLTAGSIVGIPLEAEASRYPIIKRIRYSSTIERTRIVFDCSGKVEKNWIKTHLKGNVLWITVKNTRTNYMKRKLRSNLVKEVKVYPINRHLSRIKIVMKEPHKFKIFALKAHCGRPFRLVVDVLPDFLTTSCPIRHYQKRIVVIDPGHGGKDPGAIWPIHSSHPIIKEKNITLAISLRVRRILRQYPNIKVVMTRTRDVYVPLLKRAEIAAKACADAFVSIHADSMPNFPNWSGVTVFKASPKLFAQAKLMAREVAKKVRLCNDVMCWSISPLLLNMSTTVTFVESSRLAEAIVKSLKAHVNDDLINGIKDMQRNIVVLKTPGRPAVLIETGFITNRLDRKRLVQGWYQEEIARGIAKGIVNYFHSMDKVAYESFPEVEYVLEES
- the aroA gene encoding 3-phosphoshikimate 1-carboxyvinyltransferase — encoded protein: MKFSFKGKSLKGTLRVPSDKSISHRAVMLGSLNKGKTIIKNFLRSEDCLNTLKAFKELGVNIKDNNQTVEIAGKGKYALKEPFNVIDLGNSGTSIRLISGILSGQPFYSVLTGDQYLRRRPMDRIAIPLRQMGAEIYGRESGKYPPLTIIGKEKLKGIDYKSPKASAQVKSCILLAGLFTDEPVSVTEPAKSRDHTERMLRAYGVEVLVEGLKVSLGNHRELNAPEIEINVPADISSAAFFMVGAAITPNSEVILRDVILNETRKGILDVMERMNVNFSVENVKVSSGEPIGDIVVQYSPELKSTIIEGEEIPRLIDEIPIIALLASQAEGETVIRDASELRVKESDRISSTVENLKNIGVEAEEFPDGMAIRGKSKIKGGKVKSYGDHRIAMTFIIASLISEGEIEIDDIECISTSYPDFLKDLNSLLSD
- the bioD gene encoding dethiobiotin synthase — translated: MFLVTGTDTGVGKTFVTSSLVSFLREKNINAVAYKIVETGCDPDCEDAKKLSEASGQDLLPIYAFKNPLAPAVAADIEGVKISVDKIVGKAREISEKYDIVFFEGAGGILVPITWSFTFLDLAKTLNMEVIIVALNKLGVLNHTLLTVKACQVEGVKVRGIVLNMIGEFDESVKTNLHSLKKLLPDISVVPFRNPADSYNCLKAFSLVT
- the fliS gene encoding flagellar export chaperone FliS, whose translation is MNVNPYLKMQVETASPVEHVILLYEKVILLLKEAIEAIEEGDVQAKVDAIVKADRIIRVLNNSLDMEKGGEIAENLRKLYDFILDSLVIANGKNDKRLLNDLIGILTTLKEGWEGIKNRV
- the fliD gene encoding flagellar filament capping protein FliD is translated as MAGELYVSNLAGTFDYQTILEAYYQAQMQPVLYLQQQEDAINTKISAVNDFETKIEAFYEKFDTLISGDLLNDKQVSVSNENVLSASVTDADKAVTGSVDVTVNQLAQNDVWLSQAGVSDLDSAVATAAGTIQITYAGNVVATIDYDTDTTDAANPSTLKEIADAINNAQDKVKASIIYDGTSYRLLLSGVDTGADNTISISEVGGGDLLDKLQLGDNYSASHVQTAQDAEITVYGTTITSSTNTFTDAIPGVELTVKELGTANVSISQDYSKFESALEDFISAYNDIVDFVQTETGKDGRLSGNSTLQMIRSSILSRLQPLFNANLLDVDKDTGHLSLKTDVLDSILSSNPSEMENVISDLKSELYDYLILLKDPTGPIGSMEKSLENQKEALDDQIEEMKKLVNDQIENFRQQLIQVQLLQEQMAEIRAKLTSVFGTPSLLPTTNDVSAG
- a CDS encoding flagellar protein FlaG, whose product is MDVKAITNVQTSVEMNSQNFDVKVAKNLQNDKNQHLQNQDQTQKLEKKQASPEVIEKIVEDLKKKLSMLNTQLKIQIDKDTDMVVVKVIDKTTNKVIRQIPPEYVLKIAKYLDEIAGLLYNEKV
- a CDS encoding flagellin, whose product is MALRINYNYQADFTHFNLLQTEADMNKALERLATGYRINRAADDAAGLYIADQLKTYAVSLEQATRNAQDGISISQIAQSALTNVYNILNDIKSKAIEAANDSQDDATRQIIQQDINKLVDVIGKIFKDTEFNGVNLFSSGTAVSFTIHYGGRTQQTLLMQSATASAAAATDTNAPSTITLGNTAYVLNVTSQTLAEATISTVDALIKAVDKLNAKFGSYQIELEKIVTNNESQRINVKEAESRIRNVDFAKEMSEFTRDQILMQSGTAMLAQANQLPQLVLQLLR